A region of Bombilactobacillus folatiphilus DNA encodes the following proteins:
- the upp gene encoding uracil phosphoribosyltransferase, giving the protein MSKFTVLNHPLIQHKLTIIRDENTGTRVFREVANEIAELMVYEITRDLPLEDKEIQTPMGKTVQKVLAGKKLAVIPILRAGLGMVDGVLEMIPAAKVGHIGMYRDEKTLQPHEYFVKLPSDIDQRDLFIVDPMLATGGSANMAISALKKRGAKNMRLIVLVAAPEGVKAVQKENPDVDIYAAALDENINENGYIYPGLGDAGDRLFGTK; this is encoded by the coding sequence GTTTTAAACCACCCTTTAATTCAACACAAATTAACAATTATTCGGGATGAAAACACTGGTACGCGGGTTTTTCGTGAAGTTGCTAATGAAATTGCCGAATTAATGGTTTATGAAATTACCCGGGATTTGCCACTAGAAGATAAAGAAATTCAAACACCGATGGGCAAAACGGTGCAGAAAGTTTTAGCTGGTAAAAAATTGGCAGTTATCCCGATTTTACGGGCTGGTTTGGGCATGGTCGATGGTGTTTTGGAAATGATTCCAGCTGCTAAAGTAGGCCATATTGGGATGTATCGAGATGAAAAGACATTACAGCCACATGAATATTTTGTTAAATTACCATCTGATATTGATCAACGTGATTTATTTATTGTTGATCCTATGCTAGCAACAGGTGGTTCGGCGAATATGGCAATTTCTGCTTTGAAAAAACGTGGTGCCAAAAATATGCGTTTAATCGTTTTGGTTGCCGCTCCGGAAGGGGTCAAAGCTGTTCAAAAAGAGAATCCAGATGTGGATATTTATGCAGCAGCTTTGGACGAAAATATCAATGAAAATGGTTATATTTATCCAGGATTAGGTGATGCTGGTGACCGGTTATTTGGTACCAAATAA